In Chryseobacterium geocarposphaerae, the following are encoded in one genomic region:
- a CDS encoding NAD(P)H-dependent flavin oxidoreductase: MFWPEKISEKLNIQYPVIQAPMFGVSTPEMVAAANGASCLGSLAIADLSGDSSVQLIRETKKLTALPFAVNIFVHKIPEMTDALKEQYVKTKKFLEDFAGKNEIEVRLPNLNEIKVNSYHEQIDAVLEEQCRIVSFTFRNIDDKSIQKLKENGIVLIGTCTSVEEAVQLEKSGIDLICVQGIEAGGHRGSFEVENIPQIGGFSLLSQVYDSVNIPLIYAGGIYNARTIRAAKDLGAEGFQVGSILLASQESALQDFEKERLENVREKDIVLTKSFSGRYARGIKNTFIETLENSAYILPYPYQNKLTGALRKAARNNKNADFVNLWLGQSIHQYSKSSAEEILRDLIRSCE; the protein is encoded by the coding sequence ATGTTTTGGCCGGAAAAAATCAGTGAAAAACTAAACATACAATATCCTGTCATTCAGGCTCCGATGTTTGGAGTCAGCACACCGGAAATGGTGGCAGCCGCGAATGGAGCCTCCTGTTTAGGTTCTTTGGCTATTGCGGATCTTTCGGGTGACAGTTCTGTTCAATTAATCAGAGAAACTAAAAAATTGACAGCTCTGCCTTTTGCTGTGAATATTTTTGTGCATAAGATTCCTGAAATGACTGATGCCTTGAAAGAACAATATGTGAAAACCAAGAAATTTCTTGAGGATTTTGCAGGGAAAAATGAAATTGAAGTGCGTCTTCCTAATCTGAATGAGATAAAGGTCAATTCCTATCATGAGCAAATTGATGCTGTTCTTGAAGAGCAATGCAGGATCGTAAGTTTTACTTTCAGAAACATTGATGATAAAAGTATTCAGAAATTAAAAGAAAACGGAATTGTTTTAATAGGAACCTGTACTTCTGTGGAAGAGGCTGTACAATTGGAAAAATCAGGAATTGATCTAATTTGTGTTCAGGGGATAGAAGCGGGAGGTCACAGGGGAAGTTTTGAAGTTGAGAATATTCCGCAGATCGGAGGTTTTTCGTTGCTGTCGCAGGTATATGATTCGGTAAATATTCCTTTGATCTATGCGGGTGGAATTTACAATGCAAGGACGATAAGGGCAGCCAAAGACCTGGGAGCGGAAGGTTTTCAGGTGGGGAGTATTTTATTGGCTTCCCAGGAAAGCGCTTTACAGGATTTTGAAAAAGAGAGACTGGAAAATGTTCGTGAGAAAGACATTGTTTTAACAAAAAGTTTCTCGGGGCGTTATGCGAGAGGAATTAAAAATACATTTATCGAAACACTTGAAAACTCAGCCTATATTTTGCCGTATCCTTATCAGAATAAACTGACGGGAGCTTTACGAAAAGCAGCCAGAAATAACAAAAATGCTGATTTTGTTAATCTGTGGCTAGGACAATCCATTCATCAGTACAGTAAAAGTTCAGCTGAAGAAATATTGCGAGATCTTATACGCAGCTGTGAATAA
- a CDS encoding carboxymuconolactone decarboxylase family protein codes for MSARINMATVDAAAYKAMMGLEGYLQTISLNHIQKELIKIRASQINGCAFCLDMHTKDAIKYGETPQRIYLLNAWREALELYTEEEQVLLAMTEEITLISQKGLTEETYYKAKQLFDENQIAQIIMAIITINSWNRIAISTHMPIAK; via the coding sequence ATGAGTGCAAGAATTAATATGGCAACCGTAGATGCTGCCGCTTACAAAGCAATGATGGGATTGGAAGGATATCTTCAGACTATTTCATTAAACCACATTCAAAAAGAATTAATTAAAATCAGAGCTTCACAAATCAACGGATGTGCTTTCTGTCTGGATATGCATACAAAAGATGCCATAAAATATGGAGAAACACCTCAGAGAATTTATCTTTTAAATGCATGGAGAGAAGCATTAGAATTGTATACAGAAGAAGAACAGGTGCTTTTGGCAATGACCGAAGAAATTACATTGATCAGCCAAAAAGGATTGACAGAGGAAACGTATTATAAAGCAAAACAGCTTTTTGATGAAAATCAGATCGCACAAATTATTATGGCAATTATCACGATTAATTCATGGAACAGAATTGCAATAAGCACACACATGCCGATTGCAAAATAA
- a CDS encoding putative quinol monooxygenase, translating into MKIYLTAIIKAKEEYREEVLEVLQHMVKETMKEEANELYALHQGIEDKNQFVFYEIWKSKEGLAQHNQQPYIQAFGALADEKLQEKPQIYLTEII; encoded by the coding sequence ATGAAAATCTATCTTACAGCAATCATAAAAGCAAAAGAAGAATATAGAGAAGAAGTTTTGGAAGTTCTTCAGCATATGGTAAAAGAAACCATGAAAGAAGAAGCTAATGAACTTTATGCACTTCATCAGGGAATTGAAGACAAAAACCAATTTGTGTTTTACGAGATATGGAAAAGTAAAGAGGGATTAGCACAACACAATCAGCAGCCTTACATTCAGGCTTTCGGAGCTTTAGCGGATGAAAAACTGCAGGAAAAACCACAGATTTATTTAACCGAAATTATATAA
- a CDS encoding lysophospholipid acyltransferase family protein → MAKKNIFTDAFGTPYFLKRLIIFILGFVSYRRFNGFNKLKITGTEHLVDLPDSNVLFVSNHQTYFADVAAMYHAFCAVNNGYLNTIKNPIYLLNPKIDFYYVAAEETMNKGILPKIFKIAGAVTVKRTWRAEGKDVNRMVDMSEIDNIMKALDNGWVATFPQGTTSAFAQGRKGTAKLIKNQRPIVIPIKINGFRRAFDKKGLRVKVTGVKPTMEFKAPLDIDYDKENAQEILVKIMTAIEQTEDFNVLHTYDQELKAKKLEQKNSTN, encoded by the coding sequence ATGGCGAAGAAAAACATTTTCACCGATGCATTCGGTACACCTTATTTTTTAAAAAGATTGATTATTTTTATTCTGGGATTCGTTTCCTATAGAAGATTCAATGGCTTTAACAAATTAAAAATAACTGGTACTGAACACCTTGTGGATCTTCCTGATTCAAATGTTTTGTTTGTATCCAATCATCAAACCTATTTTGCTGATGTGGCCGCAATGTATCATGCTTTCTGTGCCGTAAATAACGGATATTTAAATACCATTAAAAATCCTATTTATCTGCTTAATCCCAAAATTGACTTTTATTACGTAGCCGCCGAAGAAACCATGAATAAAGGAATTCTTCCCAAGATTTTTAAAATCGCCGGTGCGGTGACTGTAAAAAGAACCTGGAGAGCAGAAGGTAAAGATGTGAACAGAATGGTTGACATGAGTGAAATTGATAATATTATGAAAGCTCTTGACAACGGATGGGTAGCAACTTTTCCTCAGGGAACAACTTCTGCATTTGCACAGGGAAGAAAAGGTACTGCTAAACTGATAAAAAATCAGCGCCCGATTGTAATACCTATTAAAATTAACGGATTTAGACGTGCTTTTGATAAAAAAGGACTGAGAGTAAAAGTAACGGGTGTAAAACCTACCATGGAATTTAAGGCTCCTCTGGACATAGACTATGATAAGGAAAATGCACAGGAGATTTTAGTAAAAATCATGACCGCTATTGAGCAGACAGAAGATTTCAATGTGTTACACACTTATGATCAGGAGCTTAAAGCAAAAAAACTGGAACAAAAGAATTCTACTAATTAA
- a CDS encoding UDP-N-acetylmuramate--L-alanine ligase — protein sequence MKTHFIAIGGSAMHNLAIALKDKGYQVTGSDDAIFEPSKSRLEKKGILPAEMGWFPEKITSDIDAVILGMHAHQDNPELAKAKELGLKIYSYPEFLYEQSKDKTRVVIAGSHGKTTITSMILHVLNFHQKEVDFMVGAQLEGFDCMVKLTQDNDFMVLEGDEYLSSPIDLRSKFLLYQPNIALMSGIAWDHINVFKTFDDYIEQFRKFVASITPGGILVYNEEDTEVVKVVENAENYFRKIPYKTPEYEITNGKVYLKTEMGDVPLSVFGAHNLLNLEGARHICQTLGIMDEDFYEAIMSFKGASKRLEKVEREDKGTLYKDFAHAPSKVKAAVKAFCEQFKNEKKYGFLELHTYSSLNPVFLEQYDHAMDGLDNAVVFYSEDALKIKRMEPISPELIKEKFKNENLKVFTNAEELHAYWETLDKTQGVYLMMSSGNFGGLDLTK from the coding sequence TTGAAAACCCACTTCATAGCAATTGGAGGAAGCGCGATGCACAATCTTGCCATTGCATTAAAAGATAAAGGATATCAGGTAACAGGTTCGGATGATGCTATTTTTGAGCCTTCCAAATCAAGACTGGAGAAAAAAGGAATCTTACCCGCTGAAATGGGTTGGTTTCCCGAAAAGATCACTTCCGATATTGATGCTGTAATTCTCGGAATGCATGCGCACCAGGATAATCCTGAACTAGCAAAAGCAAAAGAACTGGGCTTAAAAATTTATTCATATCCTGAATTTCTTTACGAGCAGTCAAAAGACAAAACCAGAGTCGTTATTGCAGGTTCACATGGAAAAACGACCATTACTTCCATGATTCTTCACGTTTTAAACTTCCATCAGAAAGAAGTAGATTTCATGGTAGGAGCTCAGCTGGAAGGTTTTGATTGTATGGTGAAGCTTACTCAGGATAACGACTTCATGGTGCTTGAAGGTGACGAATACCTTTCCTCTCCTATCGATCTTCGTTCAAAATTTCTGCTTTACCAGCCAAACATCGCTTTAATGAGCGGAATTGCTTGGGATCATATTAATGTTTTTAAAACATTTGATGATTATATTGAGCAGTTCAGAAAATTCGTGGCAAGCATTACGCCGGGAGGAATTTTGGTGTATAATGAAGAAGATACTGAAGTGGTAAAAGTTGTGGAAAATGCTGAAAATTACTTCAGAAAAATTCCTTACAAAACTCCGGAATACGAAATCACCAATGGAAAAGTTTATCTTAAAACTGAAATGGGAGATGTTCCTCTTTCTGTTTTTGGAGCGCATAATTTACTGAACCTTGAAGGAGCAAGGCATATTTGCCAGACTTTAGGCATTATGGATGAAGATTTTTATGAAGCGATTATGAGCTTCAAAGGAGCTTCAAAACGTCTGGAGAAGGTAGAAAGAGAAGATAAAGGAACGCTTTATAAAGATTTTGCCCATGCTCCAAGTAAAGTAAAAGCCGCTGTAAAAGCTTTCTGCGAACAATTTAAAAATGAGAAAAAATACGGTTTCCTTGAGCTTCATACCTATTCAAGTCTGAATCCTGTATTTTTAGAGCAATATGATCACGCGATGGATGGTTTGGATAATGCAGTTGTCTTTTATTCTGAAGATGCTTTGAAGATCAAAAGAATGGAACCTATTTCCCCGGAATTAATCAAAGAAAAATTTAAAAACGAAAATCTGAAAGTTTTTACTAACGCTGAAGAACTTCATGCTTATTGGGAAACACTCGACAAAACTCAGGGCGTTTACCTGATGATGAGCTCGGGTAACTTCGGAGGACTCGATTTAACGAAATAA
- a CDS encoding NAD(P)H-dependent oxidoreductase, with translation MKKVLIINGGQNFGHSGGKYNQTIAENTLEVLKNFGNAEVKITNVSENYDKNEEVEKFVWADYIIYHTPIWWFQLPNGLKKYIDEVFTAGHAKGIYMSDGRTADNPKINYGTGGMLKGRKYMLTTSWNAPETAFTLPGEFFNETSVDNGPLFGFHRMNAFVSLEKMESFHFHDVEKNANIERDMKLYREHLTAIFEKELKPQLA, from the coding sequence ATGAAAAAAGTATTAATCATCAACGGTGGACAAAACTTCGGACATTCCGGAGGAAAATATAATCAGACAATCGCAGAAAACACTTTGGAAGTTCTGAAAAACTTTGGAAATGCAGAAGTAAAAATCACTAATGTAAGTGAAAATTACGATAAAAATGAAGAGGTAGAAAAATTCGTTTGGGCGGATTATATTATTTATCATACTCCAATCTGGTGGTTTCAGTTACCTAATGGTTTAAAAAAATATATCGATGAAGTCTTTACTGCAGGTCATGCCAAAGGAATTTATATGAGTGACGGAAGAACTGCCGACAATCCGAAAATCAATTACGGAACAGGGGGAATGCTGAAAGGAAGAAAATATATGCTGACCACAAGCTGGAATGCTCCTGAAACAGCTTTCACGCTTCCCGGAGAATTCTTTAACGAAACCAGCGTGGACAATGGACCATTATTTGGATTCCACAGAATGAACGCTTTTGTTTCATTGGAAAAGATGGAAAGCTTTCACTTTCATGATGTAGAAAAGAATGCCAATATTGAACGTGATATGAAACTGTACAGAGAACATCTTACTGCAATTTTTGAAAAAGAATTAAAACCTCAACTAGCCTAA
- a CDS encoding aldo/keto reductase, protein MEYRKLGNTDLELSVITHGAFAIGGNMWGGNEKQDSINSIHASLDHGVTSIDTAPFYGFGLSEEMIGEAIKGKDRSKIQLLTKFGLVWDGSNNGKGEFFFDAEEDGKKIPVYKFASKENIIKEVEESLKRLGTDYIDLLQLHWPDSTTPISETMEALEVLIQQGKIRTAGVSNYSVDQMEEANKTLKLASNQVSYSMLNRTIENDLVPYSLENNSGIIVYSPMERGLLTGKYFKENQLKENDHRNGYFSQFDLQKAKNFLDKIEPIAKEKGATLSQLVLRWTTLQPAITVVLAGARNAQQAIENAKAISFDLSQEELNFINNALKEI, encoded by the coding sequence ATGGAATATAGAAAATTAGGAAACACCGATCTGGAACTTTCAGTGATTACTCACGGAGCGTTTGCTATCGGTGGAAATATGTGGGGAGGAAATGAGAAACAAGATTCTATAAATTCAATCCACGCTTCACTGGATCACGGAGTCACTTCAATTGATACCGCACCTTTTTACGGTTTCGGATTAAGTGAAGAAATGATCGGAGAAGCAATCAAAGGAAAAGACCGCTCGAAAATCCAGTTATTAACAAAATTCGGATTGGTTTGGGACGGAAGCAATAACGGTAAAGGAGAATTTTTCTTTGATGCAGAGGAAGATGGTAAAAAAATTCCTGTTTATAAATTCGCATCCAAAGAAAACATCATCAAAGAAGTCGAGGAAAGTTTAAAAAGACTGGGAACAGACTACATCGATCTTTTACAGTTGCACTGGCCGGATTCTACAACACCGATCAGCGAAACGATGGAAGCCTTGGAAGTATTGATTCAGCAGGGAAAAATCAGAACTGCAGGAGTAAGCAATTATTCTGTTGACCAGATGGAAGAGGCTAATAAAACGTTGAAATTAGCCAGCAACCAGGTTTCTTACAGTATGCTGAACCGTACTATTGAAAACGATCTGGTTCCGTATTCTTTGGAAAACAATTCGGGAATTATTGTATACAGCCCAATGGAAAGAGGTCTTTTAACAGGAAAATATTTCAAAGAAAACCAACTGAAAGAAAACGACCACAGAAACGGATATTTCTCTCAATTTGATTTACAAAAAGCGAAAAATTTCTTAGATAAGATCGAACCGATTGCCAAGGAAAAAGGGGCAACACTTTCTCAATTAGTTTTGAGATGGACAACTTTACAACCGGCCATTACAGTGGTTTTAGCGGGTGCAAGGAATGCCCAGCAAGCGATTGAAAATGCAAAGGCAATTTCTTTTGATTTGTCTCAGGAAGAATTGAATTTTATAAATAATGCTTTAAAAGAAATTTAA
- a CDS encoding DoxX family protein codes for MTGKREIQFPQLFLRVAIAVTMLSAVADRLGFWGKNSAWGNWENFEKYTQQLTYFLPASLGTVSAYAATFLEILFPLLLVLGFKTKLAAYGAGFLLLIFAISMTIALGIKAPLDYSVWIGSAASFLLAVQERYSFTIDNLTNKYKSL; via the coding sequence ATGACAGGCAAAAGAGAGATTCAATTCCCACAGTTATTCTTAAGAGTAGCCATAGCAGTAACGATGCTTTCTGCTGTAGCAGACAGATTGGGTTTTTGGGGTAAAAACTCCGCTTGGGGAAATTGGGAAAACTTTGAAAAGTATACCCAACAGCTTACCTATTTTCTTCCCGCAAGTTTAGGAACTGTTTCTGCCTATGCTGCAACCTTTTTAGAAATTCTTTTTCCGTTACTGCTGGTTCTTGGATTTAAAACCAAATTGGCAGCGTATGGAGCAGGTTTTCTGTTATTGATTTTTGCTATCTCCATGACCATCGCTTTAGGAATAAAAGCTCCTTTGGATTACTCGGTCTGGATAGGAAGTGCGGCTTCATTTTTATTGGCAGTTCAGGAGAGGTATTCATTTACAATAGACAATTTAACAAACAAATATAAATCATTATGA
- a CDS encoding type 1 glutamine amidotransferase domain-containing protein: MKKLALLIFSIFTIGFIQAQTKKSKNMKKKILFVVTSHDKKGDTGQETGYYLGEVSHPWEVLHKAGYEIDFVSPKGGTPPVDGFDLKDPVNKEFWENKEYKNKIDHSLQPSQVNPNDYSTIFYAGGHGAMWDFADNTELAAIASKIYENGGIVAGVCHGPAGLVNIKLNNGKYLVDGKKINAFTNEEESEVKLTHVVPFLLEDKLKERGAKFEKSGLWQNHVVTDQRVITGQNPQSAKSVGEAILKELNK, translated from the coding sequence ATGAAAAAACTTGCATTACTCATCTTTTCTATTTTCACCATAGGATTCATTCAGGCACAAACCAAAAAGTCTAAAAATATGAAAAAGAAAATTTTATTTGTCGTTACCAGCCATGACAAAAAAGGCGATACAGGACAGGAAACAGGATATTATCTTGGCGAAGTTTCCCATCCCTGGGAAGTTCTTCACAAAGCAGGATACGAGATCGATTTTGTAAGCCCGAAAGGCGGAACTCCTCCTGTTGACGGATTCGATTTAAAAGACCCGGTAAACAAAGAATTCTGGGAAAACAAAGAATACAAAAACAAGATTGATCATTCTTTGCAGCCTTCTCAGGTCAATCCAAATGATTATTCCACCATCTTTTACGCAGGAGGTCACGGTGCGATGTGGGATTTTGCAGACAATACGGAACTTGCTGCCATTGCCTCAAAAATTTATGAAAACGGAGGAATTGTAGCCGGAGTTTGTCACGGACCTGCCGGTTTGGTCAATATCAAACTGAACAACGGCAAATATTTAGTGGATGGTAAAAAAATTAATGCTTTTACCAATGAAGAAGAGTCTGAAGTAAAATTAACCCATGTTGTTCCTTTCCTTCTGGAAGATAAATTAAAAGAAAGAGGGGCAAAATTTGAAAAATCTGGTCTTTGGCAAAATCATGTTGTGACTGATCAACGAGTAATTACAGGACAAAATCCTCAGTCTGCCAAAAGTGTTGGGGAAGCTATTTTAAAAGAATTGAATAAATAA
- a CDS encoding aldo/keto reductase: MAQKIYTGQPVITLNNGVDIPALGFGVWQMEDLKECENAVIKAIEVGYRMIDTASIYLNETAVGNAIKNSGVNRDELFITSKLWVQDIAYDKAKGAFQRTLDRLQLEYLDLYLIHWPYGDFTGAWKAMEELYHEGKIKAIGVCNFPVEKMEELKANATVLPVINQIELHPLFQQKELQVYDRENNIVTQPWSPLGNGNAGLLDNSELKAIAEKYDKTVAQVILRWHLQEGFCVIPKSVTPSRIEENFNVFDFELTEDEMNVVRSLDTGKRLFFDPKDPAWEKKMLNAVADI, translated from the coding sequence ATGGCACAAAAAATATATACAGGACAGCCTGTAATTACATTAAATAATGGAGTAGATATTCCGGCTTTAGGCTTTGGAGTTTGGCAGATGGAAGATTTGAAAGAATGTGAAAATGCTGTGATTAAGGCTATTGAAGTGGGATACAGAATGATTGATACCGCTTCTATTTATCTAAATGAAACAGCAGTTGGAAATGCGATTAAAAACAGCGGAGTAAACAGAGATGAACTTTTTATAACTTCGAAACTTTGGGTTCAGGATATTGCGTATGATAAGGCAAAAGGTGCTTTTCAGAGAACTTTAGACAGATTACAGCTGGAGTATTTGGATCTGTATCTTATTCACTGGCCCTATGGAGATTTTACCGGTGCCTGGAAAGCAATGGAAGAGCTGTATCACGAAGGGAAAATAAAAGCGATCGGAGTTTGTAATTTTCCTGTCGAAAAAATGGAGGAATTAAAAGCCAATGCTACCGTTCTTCCTGTAATTAACCAAATTGAGCTACATCCTCTTTTCCAGCAAAAAGAACTTCAGGTGTACGACAGAGAAAATAATATTGTTACACAGCCTTGGAGTCCGCTTGGAAATGGAAATGCTGGACTATTGGATAATTCAGAACTGAAAGCTATTGCTGAGAAATATGATAAGACGGTCGCTCAGGTAATTTTGAGATGGCATCTGCAGGAAGGTTTCTGTGTGATTCCAAAATCTGTAACGCCTTCCAGAATTGAAGAAAATTTCAATGTTTTTGATTTTGAACTGACTGAAGATGAAATGAATGTTGTCCGTTCTTTAGATACCGGAAAAAGACTGTTCTTTGATCCGAAAGATCCTGCCTGGGAAAAGAAAATGCTGAATGCTGTAGCGGATATTTAA
- a CDS encoding alpha/beta fold hydrolase, with protein MKNTFFFILSVLSVFCFGQVKSVKIDTILAPDIGGIKQVIEIKTDDSNKPVLLFLSGGPGSSMIKNAEVFTNLLKDRFTLVQWDQRDAGKTLELNPSPNQPSVAQMEKDTYEVINFLTKELKQKKIYLLGSSWGNVLGFNMVKNHPELLHAYFAVNPVVSQLKSEKELLKTLKVQFKENPVANKELTNVYIPFTKDEDLFYLRKWLFYREGKEYVLSDDFKKGFLEWSKTWSPVWNEVMTIDLPKTLQKVDCPIYFFVGENDIQTSTAITKEYFKQLKAPKKGLFLFENSGHQIHKDEPQKFQNTIIEVIN; from the coding sequence ATGAAAAACACTTTCTTTTTTATTTTATCAGTATTGTCAGTATTTTGTTTTGGACAGGTAAAATCAGTTAAAATTGATACGATTCTAGCTCCGGATATCGGAGGAATAAAACAAGTGATAGAAATAAAAACAGATGACTCTAATAAACCGGTACTTTTATTTTTATCCGGGGGACCCGGAAGTTCTATGATAAAAAACGCAGAAGTTTTTACCAACCTTTTAAAGGATAGATTCACTCTTGTTCAATGGGATCAGAGAGATGCGGGGAAAACATTAGAATTGAATCCTTCACCCAATCAACCATCAGTCGCGCAGATGGAAAAAGATACTTATGAAGTGATCAATTTCCTTACAAAAGAACTGAAACAGAAGAAAATATATTTATTGGGAAGTTCTTGGGGAAATGTTTTAGGTTTTAATATGGTTAAAAATCATCCTGAACTTTTGCATGCCTATTTTGCTGTCAATCCTGTTGTCAGCCAGTTGAAGAGTGAAAAAGAATTGCTTAAAACACTGAAAGTTCAGTTTAAAGAAAATCCTGTTGCCAATAAAGAATTGACAAACGTATACATTCCTTTTACTAAGGATGAGGATTTATTTTATTTAAGAAAGTGGCTTTTTTATAGAGAAGGTAAAGAATATGTATTAAGTGATGATTTTAAAAAAGGTTTTCTTGAGTGGTCAAAAACCTGGTCGCCTGTATGGAATGAAGTAATGACTATCGATTTACCAAAGACTTTACAAAAAGTTGATTGCCCCATTTATTTTTTTGTTGGTGAAAATGATATTCAAACCTCCACTGCTATTACAAAAGAATATTTTAAGCAGTTGAAAGCTCCGAAGAAAGGTTTGTTTCTATTTGAAAATTCAGGGCATCAGATTCATAAAGATGAACCTCAAAAATTTCAGAATACCATTATAGAAGTAATAAATTAG
- a CDS encoding LysR family transcriptional regulator, protein MVNLEWYRTFKAIYKTGTLTGAADSLFISQPGVSLHLSSLESYVGYKLFDRTGRKMIPTERGKVLFNAISEPLTKLEDVEKNFQKSTEKHTPTISVGMCFETFQTTLEQYVSTLPFNLIISFGEYPEMLEQLDKGILDLIITPKRGTSPNILHEAFSSEQIILVGGKNVDTESFNEVVRTKGPEHIEEWLKQEKWYGTTGDMEHLFQFWILNFGHKPNFRPNYIVPNLNSIIRCLKGGTGLAVVPNFLCKNEIENKEIKLIWEGEKKLENTLYFGCRKKTNYQDEIDHIKGLFRKMMSKEESLTV, encoded by the coding sequence ATGGTCAATTTAGAATGGTACCGAACTTTTAAAGCAATCTATAAAACAGGAACTTTAACGGGAGCTGCAGATTCGTTGTTTATCTCGCAACCCGGTGTGAGTTTACATTTAAGCTCTCTGGAATCTTATGTGGGATATAAATTATTCGACAGAACCGGAAGGAAAATGATTCCTACAGAAAGAGGAAAAGTTTTATTTAATGCGATTTCTGAGCCCTTAACAAAACTGGAAGATGTTGAAAAGAACTTTCAGAAATCCACAGAAAAACATACGCCAACAATAAGCGTAGGAATGTGTTTTGAGACGTTTCAGACGACTTTGGAGCAATATGTTTCTACATTGCCTTTTAATTTAATCATCAGTTTTGGTGAATATCCTGAAATGTTAGAGCAACTGGATAAAGGGATTTTAGACTTAATTATTACTCCTAAGAGAGGAACGTCACCTAATATTTTGCATGAAGCATTTTCTTCCGAACAGATTATTTTGGTTGGCGGAAAAAATGTAGATACGGAAAGTTTTAATGAAGTCGTGAGAACTAAAGGTCCGGAGCATATTGAAGAATGGCTGAAACAGGAAAAATGGTATGGAACCACCGGAGATATGGAACATCTTTTCCAGTTCTGGATTCTGAACTTTGGACATAAACCGAATTTCCGTCCCAATTATATTGTTCCGAATTTGAACTCCATCATTCGTTGTCTGAAAGGCGGAACAGGATTAGCTGTTGTCCCTAATTTTTTATGTAAAAATGAAATTGAGAACAAGGAGATAAAACTAATTTGGGAAGGTGAGAAGAAACTGGAAAATACACTGTATTTCGGATGCAGGAAAAAGACCAATTATCAGGATGAAATCGATCATATTAAAGGTCTGTTCAGAAAGATGATGAGTAAAGAAGAATCTTTGACTGTTTAA
- a CDS encoding NUDIX hydrolase, which produces MSFGKDLLRKIKSVTLPGENAHGVFSPPYRPVFSYEEVLTKNPKFAAVNIVLYLKNNEWYFPLIQRTINEHDRHSGQISLPGGKREEMDRDFSETAVRETSEEIGIEKNYVRIIREMSPIYIPPSNFYVYPYISYTKKNPDFILQQTEAVEVIEFPIVSFLNLPDQPEIMALPSAGGHEVPVINFNGYIIWGATAMILSEFSQLLKKM; this is translated from the coding sequence ATGAGTTTTGGAAAAGATTTATTACGAAAAATAAAAAGTGTAACCTTACCGGGAGAAAATGCTCACGGCGTATTTTCTCCGCCTTACCGCCCTGTTTTCAGTTATGAAGAAGTTTTAACCAAAAACCCTAAGTTTGCTGCAGTTAATATTGTTTTATATTTAAAAAATAATGAATGGTATTTTCCGCTTATTCAAAGGACAATTAATGAGCATGACAGGCATAGCGGGCAGATTTCTTTGCCCGGAGGAAAACGCGAAGAAATGGACCGTGATTTTTCTGAAACTGCGGTAAGAGAAACCTCAGAAGAGATAGGCATTGAAAAAAATTATGTGAGAATCATCAGAGAAATGTCTCCTATTTATATTCCGCCAAGTAATTTTTATGTGTATCCCTATATTTCATATACCAAAAAAAATCCGGATTTCATCTTGCAACAGACTGAAGCGGTAGAAGTTATAGAATTCCCTATTGTTTCTTTTTTGAACCTTCCGGATCAGCCGGAAATTATGGCTTTACCCAGCGCAGGAGGACATGAGGTTCCTGTTATTAATTTCAACGGATATATCATCTGGGGCGCTACAGCGATGATCTTAAGTGAATTCAGCCAGTTGCTGAAAAAAATGTAA